A genomic window from Triticum urartu cultivar G1812 chromosome 7, Tu2.1, whole genome shotgun sequence includes:
- the LOC125519119 gene encoding inactive LRR receptor-like serine/threonine-protein kinase BIR2 yields MSDCMKKSLLWLLLLSCCSTPCSGSGDEPDVRCLKSFLRSVVDPGGALKSSWNFHNATKGYIRGFTGVTCWSADQHRVWSLRLSGLGLQGPFPRGLRDCASMTGTLDLSSNSFAGLIPADISLQLPFVTSLNLSYNGFRGPIPPGMGKMGEFLAHVDLGHNQLSGQIPLELSRLRFLASMNVANNSLSGPIPAFLQGFPVASFAGNDGLCGAPLDRRCPASARSRMQISGESSVGAAVGFVLGFVVAFYFPQWFSRRLHPYVYRFL; encoded by the coding sequence ATGTCCGATTGCATGAAGAAATCCCTCCTCTGGCTGCTGCTCCTGAGCTGCTGCTCCACGCCGTGCTCCGGCTCCGGCGACGAGCCCGACGTCCGCTGCCTCAAGAGCTTCCTGCGATCCGTGGTTGATCCCGGGGGCGCACTGAAATCCTCGTGGAATTTCCACAACGCCACAAAGGGTTACATCCGCGGCTTCACCGGTGTAACGTGCTGGTCCGCTGACCAGCACAGGGTCTGGTCGCTGCGCCTCAGCGGCCTGGGGCTCCAAGGCCCGTTCCCCCGGGGACTGCGGGACTGCGCGAGCATGACCGGCACCCTCGACCTGTCGAGCAACAGCTTTGCCGGACTGATCCCCGCGGACATCTCGCTGCAGCTCCCGTTTGTAACGTCTCTTAACCTCTCGTACAACGGCTTCCGGGGGCCGATCCCGCCGGGCATGGGGAAGATGGGGGAGTTCCTCGCCCACGTCGACCTTGGGCACAACCAGCTCAGCGGCCAGATCCCCTTGGAGCTGTCCAGGCTTCGTTTTCTGGCCTCGATGAACGTTGCGAACAACTCGTTGTCCGGGCCGATCCCGGCTTTTCTGCAGGGGTTTCCGGTGGCGTCCTTTGCCGGCAACGACGGGCTCTGTGGCGCTCCGTTGGATCGTCGTTGCCCCGCCTCCGCGAGGAGTAGAATGCAAATCAGCGGCGAGTCGAGTGTCGGGGCGGCTGTCGGGTTCGTCCTGGGCTTTGTGGTGGCCTTCTACTTCCCGCAGTGGTTCTCCCGGAGGCTCCACCCCTACGTCTACCGCTTTCTCTGA